One Camelina sativa cultivar DH55 chromosome 3, Cs, whole genome shotgun sequence genomic window carries:
- the LOC104776238 gene encoding sm-like protein LSM3A, with amino-acid sequence MSVEEDATVREPLDLIRLSIEERIYVKLRSDRELRGKLHAFDQHLNMILGDVEEVITTVEIDDETYEEIVRTTKRTLPFLFVRGDGVILVSPPLRTT; translated from the exons aTGTCCGTCGAGGAAGACGCCACCGTTAGGGAGCCATTGGATCTGATTCGTTTAAGTATCGAAGAGAGAATCTATGTCAAGCTCCGATCTGACCGTGAACTCCGCGGCAAGCTTCAc GCTTTTGATCAGCATTTGAATATGATTCTGGGTGATGTTGAAGAGGTTATTACGACTGTTGAAATCGACGACGAGACATACGAAGAGATTGTTCGG ACTACGAAGCGAACGCTTCCATTTCTATTCGTGAGGGGAGATGGAGTGATATTGGTGTCGCCGCCTTTGAGGACAACCTAA
- the LOC104776243 gene encoding wall-associated receptor kinase 4-like, whose product MKVQDLFLVAIFCLSYTQLVKGQPCPSTTCGNVKIEYPFGISSDCYHDNDPSFKLICEKEKLFLKNLEVVSISHSSQLRVMIPRSFSCFNSLGNITSRSYFKGPNLGNLTLSENNRLTAIGCNTFAFLTAFGTRKNSSVGCTSLCESTPVENRECNGAGCCQNPVQEASNRFNFSPYTFTYQKTSERTYISTCIYAFLVENGTFEFNGGEDFNNLRNVTHFPVVLDWSIGNQTCEQVGRGICIGENSKCSNSTTKIGYQ is encoded by the exons atgAAGGTGCAAGATTTGTTCTTGGTGGCTATTTTCTGCCTTTCTTATACGCAGCTGGTCAAGGGACAACCTTGCCCAAGTACTACATGTGGCAATGTCAAAATCGAGTACCCTTTTGGCATTTCTTCAGATTGTTACCATGACAACGATCCTAGTTTCAAACTCATTTGTGAGAAAGAGAAGCTATTCCTTAAGAATCTTGAAGTGGTCAGCATTTCTCATAGCAGCCAGCTACGCGTCATGATTCCTAGATCCTTCTCTTGCTTTAACAGCCTAGGGAATATCACTAGTCGGAGTTACTTCAAGGGTCCTAACCTTGGTAACTTGACTCTCTCCGAAAACAACAGGCTAACTGCAATAGGTTGTAACACTTTCGCATTTCTGACCGCTTTTGGAACTCGAAAAAACTCATCAGTTGGATGCACATCATTATGTGAATCTACCCCAGTGGAAAACAGAGAATGTAACGGTGCAGGTTGCTGTCAGAACCCCGTCCAAGAAGCCAGCAATCGTTTCAATTTCAGCCCATATACGTTTACCTACCAGAAGACTTCTGAGCGTACCTATATTAGTACTTGCATTTACGCCTTTCTCGTTGAAAATGGGACGTTTGAATTCAATGGTGGGGAAGATTTTAATAATCTGCGGAATGTCACGCACTTTCCAGTGGTATTAGATTGGTCTATTGGAAACCAGACATGCGAGCAAGTCGGTAGAGGCATATGCATTGGGGAGAACAGCAAATGTTCCAATTCTACTACCAAAATCGG ATATCAATGA
- the LOC104776239 gene encoding uncharacterized protein LOC104776239, which produces MDANFTQGGVVRGGASSSYGGFDLQGGSMRVHHQDSMNQQHRHNPNSRPLHEGLPFTMVTGQTCDHHHHHNMSLTDQHKGEREKNSVSDDDEPSFTEEGGVDGHNNEANKSTKGSPWQRVKWTDKMVKLLITAVSYIGDDSTMDSGSRRKFAVLQKKGKWKSVSKVMAERGYHVSPQQCEDKFNDLNKRYKKLNDMLGRGTSCQVVENPALLDSIGYLNDKEKDDVRKIMSSKHLFYEEMCSYHNGNRLHLPHDLALQRSLQLALRNRDDHDNEESRKHQMEDLDDEDHDGEGDEHDEYEEQHYSHGDCRGIHYGGGGGGPLKKIRQSHSHEDADHPSHVNSLECNKGNLPQMPFSQGDVNQGGAESGRAASMQKQWMESRTLQLEEQKLQIQVELLELEKQRFRWQRFSKKRDQELERMRMENERMKLENDRMGLELKQRELGVDL; this is translated from the coding sequence ATGGATGCGAATTTTACACAAGGAGGTGTAGTTCGTggtggagcttcttcttcttatggtGGATTCGATTTACAAGGCGGCTCTATGAGAGTTCATCATCAAGATTCCATGAACCAGCAGCATCGACACAATCCTAATTCACGACCACTTCACGAAGGTCTTCCCTTTACTATGGTTACAGGTCAAACctgtgatcatcatcatcaccacaacATGTCTTTGACTGACCAACATAAaggtgaaagagagaagaactctgtgagtgatgatgatgagccgAGTTTTACTGAGGAAGGTGGTGTTGATGGTCATAATAATGAAGCTAACAAATCAACTAAAGGGTCTCCATGGCAAAGAGTTAAGTGGACTGATAAGATGGTTAAGTTGTTGATCACTGCTGTCTCTTATATAGGCGATGACTCGACTATGGATAGTGGTAGTAGAAGGAAGTTTGCTGTTTTGCAGAAGAAGGGTAAGTGGAAATCTGTTtctaaagttatggctgagagAGGTTATCATGTTTCGCCTCAGCAATGTGAGGATAAGTTCAATGATTTGAATAAGCGGTATAAGAAGCTTAATGATATGCTTGGTAGGGGAACTTCTTGTCAGGTTGTTGAGAATCCTGCGCTTTTGGATTCGATTGGATACTTGAATGATAAAGAGAAGGATGATGTTAGGAAGATCATGAGCTCTAAACATCTTTTCTATGAAGAGATGTGTTCTTACCATAATGGGAACAGGTTGCATTTGCCTCATGACCTTGCTTTGCAGCGTTCTCTACAGTTGGCGCTGAGGAACAGAGATGATCATGATAATGAGGAGTCTAGGAAACATCAAATGGAGGATCTTGATGATGAGGATCATGATGGGGAAGGTGATGAACATGATGAGTATGAGGAGCAGCATTACTCACATGGGGATTGTAGGGGGATTCATtatggaggtggtggtggtggcccTTTGAAGAAGATAAGACAAAGCCATAGCCATGAAGATGCAGACCATCCGAGTCATGTGAATTCTTTGGAATGCAATAAAGGAAATTTACCTCAGATGCCGTTTTCTCAGGGTGATGTGAATCAAGGTGGGGCAGAGAGTGGGAGAGCAGCTTCGATGCAGAAACAGTGGATGGAGTCCCGGACTCTACAGCTAGAAGAGCAGAAGCTTCAGATCCAAGTTGAATTGCTTGAATTGGAGAAACAGAGATTCAGGTGGCAGAGGTTTAGTAAGAAAAGGGACCAAGAACTCGAGAGAATGAGGATGGAGaatgaaaggatgaaacttgAGAATGATCGGATGGGATTGGAGTTAAAACAAAGGGAATTGGGTGTTGATTTATGA
- the LOC109130411 gene encoding wall-associated receptor kinase 5-like, whose translation MKKATNGYDESRILGQGGQGTVYKGILSDNSIIAIKKARLGDSSQVEQFINEVLVLSQINHRNVVKLLGCCLETEVPLLVYEFITSGTLFDHLHGSMFDSSLTWAHRLRIAIEVAGTLSYLHSSASIPIIHRDVKTANILLDEDLTAKVADFGASRLIPMDKEQLTTMVQGTLGYLDPEYYNTGLLNEKSDVYSFGVVLMELISGEKALCFERPQTSKHLVSYFGSAMKENRLHEIVNGQVMNEDNQCEIQEAARIAIECTRIMGEERPKMKEVAAELEALRVKATKHKWSDQYPEENEHLLGVQTLSAQGDTSSSRGYDSIKNVPILDIEAGR comes from the coding sequence ATGAAGAAAGCAACTAATGGTTATGATGAAAGCAGAATCCTGGGTCAGGGAGGTCAAGGAACAGTCTACAAAGGGATATTGTCAGATAACTCTATAATTGCTATAAAGAAAGCTCGACTTGGAGACAGTAGCCAAGTAGAGCAATTCATCAACGAAGTGCTCGTGCTTTCACAAATTAATCACAGGAACGTGGTCAAGCTCTTGGGATGTTGTCTAGAGACCGAAGTTCCCTTGCTGGTTTATGAGTTCATTACCAGTGGCACCCTTTTCGATCACTTGCACGGTTCCATGTTTGATTCTTCTCTTACATGGGCACACCGTCTAAGGATAGCAATAGAAGTCGCTGGAACTCTCTCATATCTGCACTCCTCAGCTTCTATTCCCATAATCCACCGCGATGTCAAGACTGCTAATATTCTCTTGGATGAAGACTTAACTGCAAAAGTAGCTGACTTTGGTGCATCAAGGCTGATACCGATGGACAAAGAGCAGCTCACAACAATGGTGCAAGGCACTCTCGGGTATTTAGACCCAGAATACTACAACACAGGGCTTCTGAACGAGAAGAGCGATGTTTATAGCTTTGGGGTAGTCCTCATGGAACTAATCTCAGGTGAAAAGGCATTGTGCTTTGAACGGCCACAGACATCAAAACATCTGGTGAGTTACTTTGGTTCTGCCATGAAAGAGAATAGGTTGCATGAGATTGTTAATGGGCAAGTGATGAACGAGGATAATCAGTGTGAGATCCAGGAAGCTGCAAGAATTGCTATTGAGTGTACAAGAATTATGGGAGAGGAAAGGCCAAAGATGAAAGAAGTAGCTGCAGAGCTAGAGGCCTTGAGAGTCAAAGCAACAAAGCATAAGTGGTCGGATCAGTATCCTGAGGAGAATGAACACTTGCTAGGTGTTCAAACCTTATCAGCACAAGGCGATACTAGTAGTAGCCGTGGTTATGACAGCATTAAGAATGTACCAATATTGGACATTGAAGCTGGCCGCTGA
- the LOC104776237 gene encoding exocyst complex component SEC5B isoform X2 — protein MKLRVRDMRESRTAAPVTQKLERKVSGGKNAVLTSLQSFPRGMECIDPLKLGIIDNKTLRLITESSESLSKAEKVDNALREKLVYISDHFDPKLFLSRIHQETSAADLESGARALKSDLKGRNLQRKQLVKDNFDCFVSCKTTIDDIESKLKRIEDDPDGSGTTHLFNCMKSVTSRANRAFEPLFERQAQAEKIRSVQGMLQRFRTLFNLTSIIRSSISKGEYDLAVREYKKAKSIALPSHVNILKRVLEEVEKVMQEFKCTLYRSMEDPKIDFTSLENTVRLLLELEPESDPVWHYLNVQNHRIHGLLEKCTFDHEARMEILRNQVHERALSDAKWRQIQQNGVQLSEYTSSIEDNQVQVDLPSVESAGKEHDALRGRYIKRLTAVIVYHLPSFWKTALSIFNGKFAKSSQVNDISKAEEKVEEVRYISHSLEEVAVMIRNTISVYEEKVQITFHDFDESYILHPYMSDAINEVSKACQAFEAKESAPHSAVMALRKVKVEITKIYIQRLCSWMRASTEGISKEETWIPVSILERNRSPYSISYLPLAFRSVIISGMEQINLMILSLKGEAARSEDMIAHIEEILISVRLAFLNCFLDFAAHLEQIGADLSQGTSKRESWQNGYPNDHQEEPSINAPESVVDPHRQLLMILSNIGYCKDELASELYNKYKYTWSQSRGVDEDNSDLQDLIMSFSGLGEKVLEHYTFAKANLIRTAATNYLLDSGIQWGAAPPVKGIRDNAVELLHTLVAVHAEVFAGAKPLLDKILGTLVEGLIDTFLSLLEENRSDDLSSIDANGFCQLMLELEYFETILNPYLTVDATESLKSLQGAVLEKATESISESVENNPGGHQRKPTRGSEDAISDDKQSSVSPDDLLALAQQCTSGMLQLELEKTRLNSACFVETIPLDPMPPAAYSSTSMDSPSRNHREPQSVGSPVQGRPRRR, from the exons ATCCCAAGCTATTTCTTTCTCGCATTCACCAAGAGACAAGTGCAGCGGACTTGGAATCTGGTGCCCGTGCTCTGAAAAGTGACTTAAAGGGTCGTAATCTACAAAGGAAACAACTGGTGAAAGATAATTTTGACTGCTTTGTCTCGTGTAAAACAACAATTGATG ATATTGAATCAAAACTGAAACGGATCGAAGATGACCCTGACGGATCGGGAACTACTCATTTGTTTAATTGCATGAAGAGTGTGACATCACGGGCTAATCGTGCTTTTGAGCCACTTTTTGAAAGACAG GCCCAAGCTGAGAAGATCAGGTCTGTACAAGGAATGCTTCAGAGATTCCGTACACTCTTCAACTTAACCAGTATAATTCGTAGCAGTATTAGCAAAGGCGAGTATGATTTGGCTGTTCGGGAATACAAGAAGGCGAAGTCTATTGCTCTCCCTTCTCAT GTCAATATACTCAAGCGTGTACTCGAGGAGGTTGAGAAAGTGATGCAGGAGTTTAAATGCACCCTTTACAGGTCTATGGAAGATCCAAAAATAGATTTTACGAGT CTGGAAAACACTGTGAGGCTTTTGCTGGAGCTGGAGCCCGAATCAGATCCTGTTTGGCATTACTTAAATGTTCAG AACCATAGGATCCATGGACTGCTTGAAAAGTGTACATTTGATCATGAAGCAAGGATGGAAATTTTGCGCAACCAGGTGCATGAGAGAGCTCTCTCTGACGCGAAGTGGcgacaaattcaacaaaatggTGTTCAACTT TCAGAATACACGTCTTCTATAGAAGATAACCAAGTTCAAGTTGACCTACCATCAGTAGAGTCGGCAGGGAAAGAACATGATGCTTTGAGGGGAAGATATATCAAAAGATTGACAGCTGTAATCGTATATCATCTCCCTTCATTTTGGAAAACAGCTCTTTCTATTTTCAATGGGAAATTTGCCAAG TCTTCCCAAGTTAATGATATCAGTAAAGCTGAGGAGAAAGTGGAAGAGGTGAGGTATATAAGTCATTCTTTGGAAGAAGTTGCTGTGATGATACGCAATACCATTTCTGTTTATGAAGAAAAG GTGCAAATCACATTTCATGATTTTGACGAATCATACATTCTCCACCCATATATGAGTGATGCCATCAACGAAGTATCAAAAGCATGCCAAGCTTTTGAGGCCAAAGAGTCAGCTCCCCATAGTGCTG TCATGGCACTAAGAAAAGTTAAAGTGGAAATCACTAAAATATACATCCAAAGGCTTTGCTCTTGGATGAGGGCGTCTACAGAAGGAATATCAAAGGAAGAGACGTGGATCCCAGTTTCTATTCTTGAAAGGAATAGATCTCCATATTCCATCTCTTACCTGCCCCTTGCATTCCGTTCAGTTATCATCTCTGGGATGGAACAAATTAATCT GATGATTCTATCTTTAAAAGGTGAAGCTGCTAGATCAGAAGATATGATTGCCCATATTGAGGAAATCCTCATATCTGTTAGACTTGCCTTTTTGAACTGCTTTCTGGATTTTGCGG CTCACTTAGAGCAAATTGGCGCGGACCTTTCTCAAGGCACCTCAAAGCGAGAGAGTTGGCAAAATGGATATCCCAACGACCACCAGGAAGAGCCATCAATCAATGCCCCTGAAAGTGTCGTTGATCCTCACAGGCAGTTGCTGATGATCTTAAGTAATATAGGTTATTGCAAAGACGAACTTGCCTCTGAGCTTTACAACAAGTACAAATATACTTGGTCACAGTCGAG GGGAGTTGATGAAGACAACAGTGATCTTCAAGATCTAATAATGTCTTTCTCTGGTCTTGGTGAGAAGGTCCTTGAACATTACACTTTTGCTAAG GCAAACTTGATCAGAACCGCTGCAACAAATTATTTGCTGGACTCTGGTATTCAGTGGGGTGCGGCGCCTCCAGTAAAA GGCATACGAGATAATGCTGTTGAGCTGTTACACACTCTGGTTGCTGTCCATGCAGAG GTATTTGCGGGTGCCAAACCACTCCTGGACAAAATTCTTGGCACTTTGGTCGAAGGTCTGATTGATACTTTTCTCAGTCTTCTGGAAGAAAACAGATCTGACGACCTGAGCTCAATAGATGCAAATGGTTTCTGCCAATTGATGCTTGAg CTCGAGTATTTTGAGACTATACTGAACCCATATTTGACGGTCGATGCAACCGAGTCACTTAAGTCTCTGCAAGGAGCTGTGTTGGAGAAAGCTACAGAGAGTATAAGCGAGTCAGTCGAGAACAACCCGGGAGGGCATCAACGGAAACCAACACGTGGCAGTGAAGATGCAATTTCAGATGACAAACAATCATCCGTATCCCCAGATGATCTCCTT GCTCTTGCACAGCAATGTACAAGCGGAATGCTTCAACTGGAGCTAGAGAAAACCCGTTTGAACAGTGCATGTTTCGTTGAGACCATCCCGTTGGATCCAATGCCGCCAGCTGCCTACTCCAGCACATCGATGGATTCTCCGAGCAGAAACCATAGAGAGCCACAGTCAGTGGGTTCTCCGGTTCAAGGTAGACCAAGGCGAAGATAA
- the LOC104776246 gene encoding wall-associated receptor kinase 2-like: protein MRLQEGLTLVAIFYLSYTQLVKGHTHQDCQTKCGNVAVEYPFGTSPGCYYAEDPSFNLTCNETEKQPFFGNVPVINISQSGQLRVRLLISKICYHSRGNQAANETYKIYLRNLTLSQHNKFTVVGCNSYAYLNTSGVEKYSTGCIAMCDSAPKTKGSCSGQGCCQTHVPGGSTYVNVKPHSFNGHTAVHQFNPCTYAFLVEDDKFDFHALEDLKNMRNVTRFPVVLDWSIGNQTCKEVVGRNICGGNSTCFDSARGKGYNCKCLEGFEGNPYLPNGCQDINECMTSSKHNCSYPSTCENTK, encoded by the exons atgaggTTGCAAGAGGGTCTGACCTTGGTGGCTATTTTCTATCTTTCTTATACGCAGCTGGTCAAGGGGCATACTCACCAGGATTGCCAAACTAAATGTGGAAACGTCGCAGTAGAGTACCCTTTTGGCACTTCTCCAGGTTGTTACTATGCCGAAGATCCTAGTTTTAACCTCACCTGTAACGAGACAGAGAAGCAGCCCTTCTTTGGCAACGTTCCGGTTATCAACATATCTCAGAGCGGACAGCTCCGGGTTCGGCTACTTATATCCAAAATTTGCTACCACAGTCGGGGAAACCAAGCTGCGAACGAAACGTACAAAATTTACCTGAGGaatctcactctctctcaaCACAACAAATTTACTGTAGTAGGTTGTAACAGTTACGCATATCTCAACACATCTGGAGTTGAAAAATACTCAACTGGATGCATAGCAATGTGTGATTCTGCCCCAAAGACAAAAGGATCATGTTCTGGTCAAGGTTGCTGCCAGACCCATGTCCCTGGAGGTAGTACATATGTCAATGTAAAACCACATAGCTTTAACGGCCATACTGCTGTGCATCAATTTAATCCTTGCACCTACGCCTTTCTCGTCGAAGATGATAAGTTTGACTTCCATGCTTTAGAAGATCTCAAGAATATGCGGAATGTTACGAGGTTTCCTGTGGTATTAGATTGGTCTATTGGAAACCAGACATGCAAAGAAGTTGTAGGCAGAAACATATGTGGTGGGAACAGCACATGTTTTGATTCTGCTCGTGGAAAGGGTTACAACTGCAAATGTTTAGAAGGTTTTGAGGGGAATCCATACCTTCCAAACGGTTGTCAAG ACATCAATGAGTGTATGACTAGTAGTAAACATAACTGTTCGTATCCTAGTACCTGTGAAAACACGAAATGA
- the LOC104776242 gene encoding wall-associated receptor kinase 5-like: MTCLPKDTPEYVTPVYVRPTQIFLGTTIGFLVILFAVTCIKQRMKHRKDTELRQKFFEQNGGGMLIQRLSGAGPSNVDVKIFAEEGMKEATNGYDESRILGQGGQGTVYKGILPDNSIVAIKKARLGDSSQVEQFINEVLVLSQINHRNVVKILGCCLETEVPLLVYEFITNGTLFDHLHGSLFYSFLTWEHRLRIAIEVAGTLAYLHSSASIPIIHRDVKTANILLDENLTAKVADFGASRLIPMDKEQLTTMVQGTLGYLDPEYYNTGLLNEKSDVYSFGVVLMELLSGQTALCFERPQNSKHLVSYFASATKENRLHEIIDGQVMNEDNQREIHEAARVAIECTRLTGEERPQMKEVAAELEALRLTKTKHKWSDQYPEAEDVEHLLGVQILSAQDETSSSTGYDSIKNVAILDIEAGSSVVGDSAIVTLLYSELSLLFDFTRERNKQRKREIKREKMIKVCSRLFLLVAIFFIAYTQLVKGQPHQPRRDCQSKCGDFTIEYPFGISTGCHYPGDKSFDITCEKDKPHVRHNIEVKTFDHSGQLRVLLNRSTVCYDEEANIEFNSYRLKLDNLSLSPNNKFTVVGCNAWGLLRTFGVQNHSTGCLSLCDSPPAPNSKCNGAGCCRTDVSIPLDSNRLQTGSVRFQNMTSVQHFNPCTYAFLVEDGMFNFSSTEDLKNLRGVKQFPVVLDWSIGNQTCEQAGSRNICGGNTTCFDSTRGKGYNCKCRDGFEGNPYTSDGCQDINECTTTSTIHKHNCSDPKTCRNRDGGFDCKCQSRYRLDTTTMSCKRKDFGWAMILLVTTIVFLVILLGISYIKQRLRRRKDTELRQQFFEKNGGGMLIQRLSRAGSSNVDVKIFTEEGMKEATNGYDESRILGQGGQGTVYKGILPNSSIVAIKKARLGDRSQVEQFINEVLVLSQINHRNVVKLLGCCLETEVPLLVYEFITSGTLFDHLHGSMFDSSLTWEHRLRIAIEVAGTLAYLHSSASIPIIHRDVKTANILLDDNLTAKVSDFGASRLIPMDKEQLTTMVQGTLGYLDPEYYTTGLLNEKSDVYSFGVVLMELLSGQKALCFERLETSKHLVSYFVSAMKENRLHEIIDGQVMNEYNQREIQEAARIALECTRLMGEERPKMKDVAAELEALRVKTTKHKWSDQYPKEVEHLLGVQILSAQGDSSSIGYDSIKNVAILDIEAGR, encoded by the exons ATGACCTGCTTACCTAAAGACACGCCTGAATATGTTACGCCTGTATATGTAAGACCGACTCAGATTTTTCTTG GAACCACCATTGGCTTCTTGGTCATCCTGTTTGCAGTTACCTGTATCAAACAAAGGATGAAGCACCGGAAAGACACTGAGCTCCGACAAAAATTCTTCGAGCAAAATGGCGGCGGCATGTTGATTCAGAGACTCTCAGGAGCAGGGCCATCAAATGTTGATGTCAAAATCTTTGCTGAGGAAGGCATGAAGGAAGCAACTAATGGTTATGATGAGAGCAGGATCCTGGGTCAGGGAGGCCAAGGAACGGTCTACAAAGGGATATTACCAGATAATTCCATAGTTGCTATAAAGAAAGCTCGGCTAGGAGACAGTAGCCAAGTAGAGCAGTTCATCAATGAAGTGCTCGTGCTTTCACAAATCAACCATAGGAACGTGGTCAAGATCTTGGGATGTTGTCTAGAGACAGAAGTTCCGTTGTTAGTCTATGAGTTCATTACTAATGGCACCCTTTTTGATCACTTGCACGGTTcattgttttattcttttcttacaTGGGAACACCGTCTGAGGATAGCCATAGAAGTAGCTGGAACTCTAGCGTATCTTCACTCTTCTGCTTCTATTCCAATCATCCACCGTGATGTCAAGACTGCTAATATACTCTTGGATGAAAACTTAACTGCAAAAGTAGCTGACTTTGGTGCATCAAGGCTGATACCAATGGATAAAGAGCAGCTCACAACAATGGTGCAAGGCACTCTCGGCTACTTAGACCCAGAATACTACAACACAGGGCTTCTGAACGAGAAGAgtgatgtttatagttttgggGTGGTCCTCATGGAACTTCTCTCAGGTCAAACAGCATTGTGCTTTGAAAGACCACAGAACTCAAAACATCTGGTAAGTTACTTTGCTTCTGCGACAAAAGAGAATAGGTTGCATGAGATTATTGACGGGCAAGTGATGAACGAGGATAATCAGAGGGAGATCCATGAAGCTGCAAGAGTTGCTATCGAATGTACAAGATTGACGGGAGAAGAAAGGCCACAGATGAAGGAAGTAGCTGCTGAGCTAGAAGCCCTAAGACTCACAAAAACTAAACATAAGTGGTCAGATCAGTACCCTGAAGCAGAGGATGTTGAGCACTTGCTAGGTGTACAAATCCTATCAGCACAGGACGAAACCAGTAGTAGCACTGGCTATGACAGCATCAAGAATGTAGCAATATTGGACATTGAAGCTG GATCGAGTGTGGTGGGAGATTCCGCCATTGTCACCTTGCTCTACTCTGAGCTCTCGTTACTGTTTGATTTTACg agagaaagaaacaaacaaagaaagagagaaattaaaaggGAGAAGATGATAAAGGTGTGTAGTCGTCTGTTCTTGTTGGTGGCTATATTCTTCATTGCTTATACGCAGCTAGTGAAGGGGCAACCTCATCAACCTCGCCGAGATTGCCAATCTAAATGTGGCGATTTCACTATTGAGTACCCTTTTGGTATCTCTACGGGTTGTCACTATCCCGGAGATAAGAGTTTCGATATCACCTGTGAGAAAGATAAACCACATGTCAGACACAACATTGAAGTGAAAACCTTTGATCACAGCGGCCAGCTACGCGTCCTGCTTAATCGATCTACTGTTTGCTACGACGAGGAAGCAAATATTGAATTCAACTCCTACCGGCTTAAGCTGGATAATTTGTCTCTCTCCCCCAACAACAAGTTTACTGTAGTCGGCTGTAACGCTTGGGGACTTCTCCGCACTTTTGGAGTGCAAAACCACTCAACTGGATGCTTGTCATTATGCGATTCTCCCCCGGCGCCAAATAGTAAATGTAATGGTGCAGGTTGCTGCAGAACAGACGTCTCTATCCCGTTGGATAGCAATAGACTTCAAACTGGATCAGTTCGCTTCCAAAACATGACTTCTGTGCAGCACTTTAATCCTTGCACCTACGCTTTTCTCGTTGAAGATGGTATGTTTAACTTCAGTTCTACAGAGGACCTTAAGAATCTGCGGGGTGTCAAGCAGTTCCCTGTCGTACTAGATTGGTCTATTGGGAACCAGACATGTGAGCAAGCTGGAAGCAGAAACATATGCGGTGGGAACACCACATGTTTTGATTCTACTCGTGGAAAGGGTTATAACTGCAAATGTAGAGACGGTTTTGAGGGGAATCCATACACTTCAGACGGTTGCCAAG ACATCAATGAATGTACTACTACGAGTACTATCCACAAACATAATTGTTCGGATCCCAAAACCTGTAGAAACAGAGATGGAGGCTTTGATTGTAAGTGTCAATCTCGTTACCGCTTAGATACAACCACTATGAGTTGCAAGCGTAAAGATTTTGGATGGGCTATGATTCTTCTTG TAACCACTATTGTCTTCTTGGTCATCCTACTTGGCATTAGTTACATAAAACAGAGGCTGAGGCGTCGGAAAGACACCGAGCTACGACAACAATTCTTCGAGAAAAATGGTGGTGGCATGTTGATACAGCGACTCTCAAGAGCAGGGTCGTCTAATGTTGATGTCAAAATCTTTACTGAGGAAGGCATGAAAGAAGCAACTAATGGTTATGATGAGAGCAGAATCTTGGGCCAGGGAGGCCAGGGTACAGTCTACAAAGGGATACTACCAAACAGCTCCATAGTTGCCATAAAGAAGGCTCGGCTTGGAGACCGTAGCCAAGTTGAGCAATTCATTAACGAAGTGCTCGTGCTGTCACAAATCAATCATAGGAACGTGGTCAAGCTCTTGGGATGTTGTCTAGAAACTGAG GTTCCCTTGTTAGTCTATGAGTTCATTACCAGTGGCACTCTTTTCGATCACTTGCACGGTTCCATGTTTGATTCTTCTCTAACATGGGAACACCGTCTGAGAATAGCTATAGAAGTAGCTGGTACTCTTGCTTATCTTCACTCCTCTGCTTCTATTCCAATCATCCACCGAGATGTCAAGACTGCCAATATCCTACTGGATGATAACTTAACTGCAAAAGTATCTGACTTTGGTGCTTCAAGGCTGATACCGATGGATAAAGAGCAGCTCACAACTATGGTGCAAGGCACTCTAGGTTACTTAGACCCAGAGTACTACACCACAGGATTGCTGAACGAAAAAAGCGATGTTTATAGCTTCGGGGTAGTCCTCATGGAACTGCTCTCAGGTCAAAAGGCATTGTGCTTTGAACGGCTAGAGACCTCAAAACATCTAGTGAGTTATTTTGTTTCTGCCATGAAAGAGAATAGGTTGCATGAGATTATTGACGGCCAAGTAATGAACGAGTATAATCAAAGGGAGATCCAGGAAGCTGCAAGAATTGCTCTTGAGTGTACAAGACTTATGGGAGAGGAAAGGCCAAAGATGAAAGACGTAGCTGCAGAGCTAGAGGCCTTGAGAGTCAAAACAACCAAACATAAGTGGTCAGATCAGTATCCGAAGGAGGTTGAGCATTTGCTTGGTGTTCAAATCTTATCAGCGCAGGGTGATAGCAGTAGCATTGGCTATGACAGCATCAAGAATGTAGCAATATTAGACATTGAAGCTGGCCGCTGA